The proteins below are encoded in one region of Micromonospora yangpuensis:
- a CDS encoding glycosyltransferase → MSLTVLMNAGPWLSVPPPGYGGIENVVATLVPELRRLGVRVVLASVETSTLAAEERISVFPDGQFAALQRPYNQVCGIAQAHLAGVVRAVRTRDDIDLVHDHVEAVGLATLAAMGPDAPPALHTLHWDLAKHPALYGHLDGGDRVRVNGVSASQLARAPRALREHSVGHVHLATPLAVDADRRKPPAKGGYLLILGRVNPGKGQDVGARLAQRLRMPLVLAGPVGPYHRPADLAAAGDEARQNPDVRFFLDEVAPHVDGDLVRWIGTVAGQERDDLLAGARAALFPLRWEEPGGTAVVESLALGTPVVATARGCLPELVEHGRTGLLTTDEDELADLVSAAGRLDPDECRREAAARFTPAVMAQRYVELYERVRATAAAAAPPTVPTARLTGAALPRPAGGSGATVGTATGDLLPA, encoded by the coding sequence ATGAGCCTGACCGTCCTGATGAACGCCGGCCCGTGGCTGTCGGTTCCGCCGCCCGGTTACGGCGGCATCGAGAACGTGGTGGCGACCCTGGTGCCGGAGCTGCGCCGGCTCGGCGTCCGGGTGGTGCTCGCCTCGGTGGAGACCAGCACCCTGGCGGCCGAGGAACGGATCTCGGTCTTCCCCGACGGGCAGTTCGCCGCGCTGCAACGGCCGTACAACCAGGTGTGCGGGATCGCCCAGGCCCATCTCGCCGGGGTGGTCCGGGCGGTGCGGACGCGCGACGACATCGATCTGGTGCACGACCACGTGGAGGCCGTGGGGCTGGCCACCCTCGCCGCGATGGGCCCCGACGCCCCGCCGGCACTGCACACCCTGCACTGGGACCTCGCCAAGCACCCCGCCCTCTACGGGCACCTCGACGGCGGTGACCGGGTACGGGTCAACGGCGTCTCCGCCTCGCAGCTGGCCCGGGCCCCCCGGGCGCTGCGCGAGCACTCGGTCGGCCACGTGCACCTGGCCACCCCGCTGGCGGTCGACGCCGACCGCCGTAAGCCGCCGGCCAAGGGCGGGTACCTGCTCATCCTGGGCCGGGTCAACCCGGGCAAGGGCCAGGACGTGGGCGCCCGGTTGGCCCAGCGGCTGCGGATGCCGCTGGTGCTGGCCGGGCCGGTGGGCCCGTACCACCGGCCGGCGGACCTGGCCGCGGCCGGCGACGAGGCGCGGCAGAATCCGGACGTCCGGTTCTTCCTGGACGAGGTCGCCCCGCACGTCGACGGCGACCTGGTCCGGTGGATCGGCACGGTCGCCGGCCAGGAGCGCGACGACCTGCTGGCCGGCGCGCGGGCCGCACTCTTCCCGTTGCGCTGGGAGGAGCCCGGCGGCACCGCCGTGGTGGAGTCGCTGGCCCTGGGTACGCCGGTGGTGGCGACCGCCCGGGGCTGCCTGCCGGAGCTGGTCGAGCACGGTCGGACCGGGCTGCTCACCACCGACGAGGACGAGCTGGCCGACCTGGTGTCGGCAGCCGGCCGGCTCGACCCGGACGAGTGCCGGCGGGAGGCCGCCGCCCGGTTCACCCCCGCGGTGATGGCCCAGCGCTACGTGGAACTGTACGAACGGGTCCGCGCCACCGCCGCGGCAGCGGCCCCGCCCACGGTGCCCACGGCACGTCTCACCGGTGCGGCCCTCCCCCGGCCGGCCGGCGGGTCCGGTGCCACCGTCGGCACCGCCACCGGGGACCTGCTCCCCGCCTGA
- a CDS encoding glucosyl-3-phosphoglycerate synthase, translating into MRDTDSMVSPVVEAWATYRTTSAREWTPRRLLRAKGGDRVSVVLPARNEEATVGAIVSTIREHLMDRVPLVDEVIVVDSRSTDRTAQVARAAGAEVVGQDEMTTGLPRLTGKGDALWAGLAAAEGDVVAFVDADLREFRPHFVTGLLGPLLTDPSVSFVKGFYHRPLVGATGVEPDGGGRVTELMARPLLNLFWPELAGFVQPLAGEYAGRREVLAQVPFVSGYGVETAMLIDLLDLVGLDALAQVDLGERKHRHQDTAALGRMSAQIMLTAWTRLQRRGWAVPGTVPTALLTQFRRGGTDALPNLDREIVVNDVSIEERPPLSQLRHLVPRRRVAAA; encoded by the coding sequence GTGCGGGATACAGATTCGATGGTCTCACCGGTCGTCGAGGCGTGGGCCACCTACCGCACCACCTCGGCCCGGGAGTGGACACCACGACGACTGCTGCGGGCCAAGGGGGGCGACCGGGTGAGCGTGGTGTTGCCGGCTCGCAACGAGGAGGCGACCGTCGGCGCGATCGTGTCGACCATCCGGGAGCACCTGATGGACCGGGTGCCGCTGGTCGACGAAGTGATCGTGGTGGACTCCCGGTCCACCGACCGCACCGCGCAGGTGGCCCGCGCCGCCGGTGCCGAGGTGGTCGGCCAGGACGAGATGACCACCGGGCTGCCCCGACTGACCGGCAAGGGCGACGCGCTCTGGGCCGGGCTGGCCGCCGCCGAGGGCGACGTGGTGGCCTTCGTCGACGCCGACCTGCGGGAGTTCCGGCCGCACTTCGTCACCGGCCTGCTCGGGCCGCTGCTGACCGACCCCTCGGTGTCGTTCGTCAAGGGCTTCTACCACCGGCCGCTGGTGGGGGCCACCGGGGTCGAGCCCGACGGTGGGGGCCGGGTGACCGAGCTGATGGCCCGCCCGCTGCTCAACCTCTTCTGGCCGGAGCTGGCCGGTTTCGTGCAGCCCCTGGCCGGGGAGTACGCCGGCCGGCGCGAGGTGCTGGCGCAGGTGCCGTTCGTCTCCGGGTACGGCGTGGAGACGGCGATGCTGATCGACCTGCTGGACCTGGTCGGCCTGGACGCCCTGGCCCAGGTGGACCTCGGGGAACGCAAGCACCGCCACCAGGACACCGCGGCGCTGGGCCGGATGTCCGCGCAGATCATGCTGACCGCCTGGACGCGGCTGCAGCGGCGGGGCTGGGCCGTGCCCGGTACCGTGCCCACCGCGCTACTCACCCAGTTCCGCCGGGGTGGCACCGACGCGCTGCCCAACCTGGACCGCGAGATCGTGGTCAACGACGTGTCCATCGAGGAACGTCCCCCACTGTCCCAGCTGCGCCACCTGGTGCCCCGGCGCCGGGTGGCGGCGGCGTGA
- a CDS encoding Vms1/Ankzf1 family peptidyl-tRNA hydrolase: protein MQLSFLRPLYDRRGPWCSVYLDASRDTEDARAALDLRWRALAGQLRQQGADPATVDAIERVVRSHEPMPGDYGIAVFATRGRVVLSEYLSAPPLRDLASVASLPHTMPLVAQRGEQISWVRVLADRTGADAIAVGAGELPRRAQIRGGGGFPIRRPNAGGWSQSRYQRAADEVWQRNAGDTAAATAELAERVDADVVVLAGDIRATGAIAAQLPRRWQDVLVRTDAGARTGGADPAAMDDVTVQVIAEAAQARVTAALDRFGSQQDVGAGLDAVVEALQRDQVDTMLLVDDPSATGQLWIGAAPDEIATEPGRLTGAGDPQRVRADAALLRALVGTDAQLTVLAPEEAPQLADGVGAVLRYVDASTPGRGGGRG, encoded by the coding sequence ATGCAGCTGTCCTTCCTGCGTCCGCTCTACGACCGCCGGGGCCCGTGGTGCTCGGTCTACCTGGACGCCTCCCGGGACACCGAGGACGCCCGTGCGGCGTTGGACCTGCGCTGGCGGGCCCTGGCCGGGCAACTACGGCAACAGGGGGCGGACCCCGCGACGGTCGACGCCATCGAGCGGGTGGTCCGCAGCCACGAACCGATGCCCGGCGACTACGGCATCGCCGTCTTCGCCACCAGGGGCCGGGTGGTGCTCTCCGAGTACCTCTCCGCCCCGCCGCTGCGGGACCTGGCCAGCGTCGCGTCGCTACCGCACACCATGCCGCTGGTGGCCCAACGCGGCGAGCAGATCTCCTGGGTACGGGTGCTGGCCGACCGGACCGGTGCGGACGCCATCGCGGTGGGCGCCGGTGAGCTGCCCCGTCGGGCCCAGATACGCGGTGGGGGTGGCTTCCCGATCCGCCGACCCAACGCGGGTGGCTGGTCGCAGTCGCGCTACCAGCGCGCCGCCGACGAGGTGTGGCAGCGCAACGCCGGGGACACCGCGGCGGCCACCGCCGAACTGGCCGAACGGGTCGACGCCGACGTGGTGGTGCTCGCCGGTGACATCCGGGCCACCGGTGCGATCGCCGCCCAACTGCCCCGCCGCTGGCAGGACGTGCTGGTGCGCACGGACGCGGGTGCGCGTACCGGCGGGGCCGACCCGGCCGCCATGGACGACGTGACGGTGCAGGTCATCGCCGAGGCGGCGCAGGCCCGGGTCACCGCCGCCCTGGACCGTTTCGGCAGCCAGCAGGACGTCGGTGCCGGACTGGACGCGGTGGTCGAGGCGTTGCAACGCGACCAGGTCGACACGATGCTGCTGGTCGACGACCCGTCGGCCACCGGGCAGCTCTGGATCGGTGCGGCCCCGGACGAGATCGCCACCGAGCCGGGTCGGCTCACCGGGGCCGGCGACCCGCAGCGGGTCCGCGCCGACGCCGCCCTGCTGCGCGCCCTGGTCGGTACGGACGCCCAGCTGACCGTGCTGGCCCCGGAGGAGGCGCCGCAGCTGGCCGACGGGGTCGGTGCGGTGCTGCGCTACGTCGACGCGTCCACACCGGGCCGCGGCGGCGGTCGAGGCTGA
- a CDS encoding STAS domain-containing protein, translating into MSSRISCVVSDESPVTVVRLSGDLDVATMRSVHAELERCLTAQPDALVVDLAGVRVVDRLALSVFAAICRQAAGWPVVPMVLCSPPPTTATWLAETTACRVVPVRADCVEATRTAGEAAAPRLRARLEPVTGACRRARDLVGEACGRWNLPELVGPASLVLSELVGNVVRHAGTPMQVTLTLRRPYLHVAVSDGSRLAVRAGGGDLRAEGGRGLLLVREMTQRWGTSPVPGGKVVWAMLPTG; encoded by the coding sequence ATGTCCAGCCGGATCAGCTGTGTGGTCAGCGACGAGTCCCCGGTGACCGTCGTCCGGCTCTCCGGTGACCTCGACGTGGCGACAATGCGGTCGGTGCATGCCGAGCTGGAGCGCTGCCTCACCGCCCAGCCCGACGCGCTGGTGGTCGACCTGGCCGGGGTGCGGGTGGTCGACCGGCTGGCGTTGTCGGTCTTCGCCGCGATCTGCCGGCAGGCCGCCGGCTGGCCGGTGGTGCCGATGGTGCTCTGCTCGCCGCCACCGACGACCGCGACCTGGCTGGCCGAGACGACCGCCTGCCGGGTGGTCCCGGTCCGGGCCGACTGTGTGGAGGCCACCCGGACGGCGGGTGAGGCCGCCGCGCCCCGGCTGCGGGCCCGGTTGGAGCCGGTCACCGGGGCCTGCCGACGGGCGCGGGACCTGGTCGGGGAGGCCTGCGGTCGGTGGAACCTGCCGGAGCTGGTCGGTCCGGCCTCGCTGGTGCTCAGCGAACTGGTGGGCAACGTGGTCCGGCACGCCGGCACCCCGATGCAGGTCACCCTGACGCTGCGTCGACCGTACCTGCACGTCGCGGTCTCCGACGGCAGCCGGTTGGCGGTCCGGGCCGGCGGTGGGGACCTGCGCGCCGAGGGCGGCCGGGGGCTGCTGCTGGTACGGGAGATGACCCAGCGGTGGGGCACCTCCCCGGTGCCCGGCGGCAAGGTGGTCTGGGCGATGCTGCCCACCGGCTGA
- a CDS encoding Gfo/Idh/MocA family protein, translating to MRRCRVGVVGAGGVAQRHARVLTGFDDVELLGVTDVVGQAAADLAGRHGGRAFGDVPELLAAGPDAVYVCVPPFAHGPVEEEVIAAGVPMFVEKPVAVDLDTAERIAELVARQGLLTAVGHHWRYLHVVDQARELLAGRPVRMVNGAWLDKVPPVAWWARRDRSGGPVVEQAAHVLDLLRALVGEVAEVTAYGDGSPPPVEGADIDSVTAATLRFDSGAVGTLAAACVLGWKHRAGLEILADGLALALTEEGLTIRDAEGERHVGADPDAARVAVDRAFVDAVRGIGDDVRVPYAEALRTQRLALAVAESARTGRGVTLPTPPATSGPERVDA from the coding sequence GTGCGCAGGTGTCGGGTGGGTGTGGTGGGAGCCGGCGGGGTGGCGCAACGCCACGCGCGGGTGTTGACCGGATTCGATGACGTGGAACTACTGGGCGTGACCGACGTCGTCGGCCAGGCGGCGGCCGACCTCGCCGGGCGGCACGGTGGCCGGGCCTTCGGCGACGTGCCGGAGCTGCTCGCCGCCGGGCCGGACGCGGTGTACGTCTGCGTGCCACCGTTCGCGCACGGGCCGGTGGAGGAGGAGGTGATCGCCGCCGGGGTGCCGATGTTCGTCGAGAAGCCCGTCGCGGTGGACCTGGACACCGCCGAACGGATCGCCGAGCTGGTGGCCCGGCAGGGGCTGCTGACCGCCGTCGGACACCACTGGCGCTACCTGCACGTGGTGGACCAGGCCCGGGAGCTGCTGGCCGGCCGTCCGGTACGGATGGTCAACGGCGCCTGGTTGGACAAGGTCCCACCGGTCGCCTGGTGGGCCCGCCGGGACCGCTCCGGCGGGCCGGTGGTCGAGCAGGCCGCGCACGTGCTGGACCTGCTGCGCGCGTTGGTGGGCGAGGTCGCCGAGGTGACCGCCTACGGCGACGGCTCACCACCGCCGGTGGAGGGCGCCGACATCGACTCGGTGACCGCGGCCACCCTGCGCTTCGACAGCGGCGCGGTGGGCACCCTCGCCGCCGCCTGCGTCCTGGGCTGGAAACACCGCGCCGGGCTGGAGATCCTCGCCGACGGGTTGGCGTTGGCGTTGACCGAGGAGGGACTGACCATCCGCGACGCCGAGGGCGAACGGCACGTCGGCGCCGACCCGGACGCCGCCCGGGTGGCCGTGGACCGGGCCTTCGTCGACGCGGTCCGGGGGATCGGTGACGACGTGCGGGTGCCGTACGCCGAGGCGCTGCGTACCCAGCGGCTGGCCCTGGCGGTGGCCGAGTCGGCGCGTACCGGGCGGGGGGTGACCCTGCCGACTCCGCCGGCGACGAGCGGTCCGGAGCGCGTCGATGCGTGA
- a CDS encoding DUF4383 domain-containing protein, whose amino-acid sequence MAGSTAHARARRGPGEGQATVRRVARGVAVVFLVVGVLGFVPGITSDVGGLRWAGHESGARLFGVFQVSVLHNLVHLLFGVAGLALARTAATARAYLLGGGAVYLVLWLYGLVVDHDSTANVLPVNTADNWLHLGLGAAMILLGLVTTRTGTRHQPRHGLDRSRGRG is encoded by the coding sequence ATGGCGGGGTCGACGGCGCATGCCCGCGCCCGACGCGGTCCCGGCGAGGGCCAGGCCACGGTCCGGCGGGTGGCCCGGGGCGTCGCGGTGGTCTTCCTGGTCGTCGGCGTGCTCGGCTTCGTGCCCGGGATCACCAGCGACGTCGGTGGCCTGCGCTGGGCCGGTCACGAATCCGGCGCCCGGCTGTTCGGGGTGTTCCAGGTGTCGGTGCTGCACAACCTGGTGCACCTGCTGTTCGGGGTGGCCGGTCTCGCGCTGGCCCGCACGGCCGCCACCGCCCGCGCCTACCTGCTCGGCGGGGGTGCGGTCTACCTGGTCCTCTGGCTGTACGGGCTGGTCGTCGACCACGACAGCACGGCGAACGTCCTGCCGGTCAACACCGCCGACAACTGGCTGCACCTGGGCCTGGGCGCGGCGATGATCCTGCTCGGTCTGGTCACCACCCGGACCGGCACCCGGCACCAGCCCCGGCACGGCCTCGACCGGTCCCGCGGGCGCGGCTGA
- a CDS encoding SigB/SigF/SigG family RNA polymerase sigma factor — translation MFGQTTTTTPPPTERGLEDLDAAAMAYAARIAGLPPERHGEAREDLVRFALPFAGRLARRYRGRGEPLEDLEQVARLGLVNAVDRYDPERGSFTAYAAITIVGEIKRHFRDRTWGVHVPRRLRDLILEVGQATAALTSELSRAPTVAELSARLETPEQEILAALESAAGYSPASLNAPVGGESSAEFGDLVGESDNALESVDDRVTISGLLHRLPWRERRILAMRFYGNQTQAEIAARFGISQMHVSRLLSRALTWLRQAMLADTPPPWQNGPAETEPARARE, via the coding sequence ATGTTCGGACAGACCACGACAACCACCCCACCGCCGACCGAACGCGGACTGGAGGACCTGGACGCCGCCGCCATGGCGTACGCGGCCCGGATCGCCGGGTTGCCACCCGAGCGGCACGGCGAGGCCCGCGAGGACCTGGTCCGGTTCGCGTTGCCGTTCGCCGGCCGGCTGGCCCGCCGCTACCGGGGCCGGGGTGAACCCCTGGAGGACCTGGAGCAGGTGGCCCGGTTGGGCCTGGTCAACGCGGTCGACCGGTACGACCCGGAACGTGGCTCCTTCACCGCCTACGCGGCGATCACCATCGTCGGTGAGATCAAGCGGCACTTCCGGGACCGGACCTGGGGGGTGCACGTACCCCGCCGGCTGCGTGACCTGATCCTGGAGGTCGGGCAGGCCACCGCCGCCCTGACCAGCGAGCTGTCCCGGGCCCCGACGGTGGCCGAGCTCTCCGCCCGGCTGGAGACCCCGGAACAGGAGATCCTGGCCGCGTTGGAGTCCGCCGCCGGGTACAGCCCGGCCTCGCTCAACGCCCCGGTCGGCGGAGAGAGCTCGGCCGAGTTCGGTGACCTGGTAGGCGAGTCGGACAACGCCCTGGAGTCGGTCGACGACCGGGTGACCATCAGCGGCCTGCTGCACCGGCTGCCCTGGCGGGAACGACGCATCCTGGCCATGCGTTTCTACGGCAACCAGACCCAGGCCGAGATCGCCGCCCGGTTCGGCATCTCCCAGATGCACGTGTCCCGGCTGCTGTCGCGGGCGTTGACCTGGCTGCGTCAGGCGATGCTCGCCGACACCCCGCCACCCTGGCAGAACGGCCCCGCCGAGACCGAACCCGCCCGAGCCCGCGAGTAG
- the ctaD gene encoding cytochrome c oxidase subunit I has product MPKRVTTEAGHDRSPAILAPARFGGFPGPVRGTLPGSQLRKLLGTTDAKQIGLLYLATSFVFFLIGGVLALLVRAELARPGLQLLSPEQYNQAFTMHGTIMLLLFATPLVFAFGNYIVPLQIGAPDVAFPRLNALAYWLYLFGGTMVTAGFFTPGGAADFGWFAYTPLSLAQHSPGVGANMWIIGLVVSGLGTILGAVNLITTTLTLRAPGMTMFRMPIFTWNMLLTSVLVILVFPLLAAALLALAADRLLGAQVYEAATGGPLLWQHLFWFFGHPEVYIVALPFFGIITEIIPVFSRKPIFGYTGLVLATIAITVLSMSVWAHHMFGTGQVLLPFFSFLSYLIAVPTGVKFFNWLGTMWKGQLTFETPMLFAVGFLVTFLLGGLTGVLLASPPVDYQVTDSYFVVAHFHYVLFGTIVFAAFGGVYFWFPKMTGRLLDERLGKAHFWTMFVGFHATFLVQHWLGAEGMPRRYADYLEGDGWTTLNMISTVGSFLLGASTLFFMYNVWKSWRYGAMVSVDDPWGFGNSLEWATTCPPPLRNFDRMPRIRSERPAFDAKYGPLVSNLGRDLPQRTTKPPQELHEEFHHERRAPESPAVEGAHGAREAVAYQPAPQSGARPVEVPEPEEVRRPSFESSDAPETDSPDEPDNRWRHPHSR; this is encoded by the coding sequence ATGCCCAAGCGGGTAACCACGGAAGCCGGCCACGACCGGTCGCCGGCGATCCTGGCCCCGGCCCGCTTCGGCGGCTTCCCCGGCCCGGTACGCGGCACGCTGCCCGGCAGCCAGCTACGCAAGCTGCTGGGCACCACCGACGCCAAGCAGATCGGCCTGCTCTACCTGGCCACGTCGTTCGTCTTCTTCCTGATCGGCGGGGTGCTGGCCCTGCTGGTACGGGCCGAACTGGCCCGGCCCGGACTGCAACTGCTCTCCCCCGAGCAGTACAACCAGGCCTTCACCATGCACGGCACGATCATGCTGCTGCTCTTCGCCACCCCGCTGGTCTTCGCCTTCGGCAACTACATCGTGCCGCTGCAGATCGGCGCGCCCGACGTGGCGTTCCCCCGGCTCAACGCGCTGGCGTACTGGCTGTACCTGTTCGGCGGGACCATGGTGACCGCCGGGTTCTTCACCCCGGGCGGGGCGGCGGACTTCGGCTGGTTCGCGTACACGCCGTTGAGCCTGGCCCAGCACTCCCCCGGCGTCGGCGCCAACATGTGGATCATCGGGCTGGTCGTCTCCGGACTGGGCACCATCCTCGGCGCGGTCAACCTGATCACCACGACGCTCACCCTGCGGGCCCCCGGCATGACCATGTTCCGGATGCCGATCTTCACCTGGAACATGCTGCTGACCAGCGTACTGGTGATCCTGGTCTTTCCGCTGTTGGCCGCCGCGCTGCTGGCGCTGGCGGCGGACCGGCTGCTCGGCGCGCAGGTGTACGAGGCGGCGACCGGCGGACCGCTGCTCTGGCAGCACCTGTTCTGGTTCTTCGGCCACCCCGAGGTGTACATCGTCGCGCTGCCGTTCTTCGGCATCATCACCGAGATCATTCCGGTCTTCTCCCGCAAACCGATCTTCGGCTACACCGGCCTGGTGCTGGCCACCATCGCGATCACCGTGCTGTCGATGAGCGTCTGGGCGCACCACATGTTCGGCACCGGCCAGGTGCTGCTGCCGTTCTTCAGTTTCCTCAGTTACCTGATCGCGGTGCCCACCGGCGTGAAGTTCTTCAACTGGCTCGGCACGATGTGGAAGGGGCAGCTCACCTTCGAGACCCCGATGTTGTTCGCCGTCGGGTTCCTGGTGACCTTCCTGCTCGGCGGGCTCACCGGCGTGCTGCTGGCCAGCCCGCCGGTGGACTACCAGGTCACCGACTCGTACTTCGTGGTGGCGCACTTCCACTACGTGCTCTTCGGCACGATCGTCTTCGCCGCGTTCGGCGGGGTGTACTTCTGGTTCCCCAAGATGACCGGCCGGCTGCTCGACGAGCGGCTCGGCAAGGCGCACTTCTGGACCATGTTCGTCGGCTTCCACGCGACCTTCCTGGTCCAGCACTGGCTGGGCGCGGAGGGCATGCCCCGCCGGTACGCCGACTACCTGGAAGGTGACGGCTGGACCACCCTGAACATGATCTCCACGGTCGGCTCGTTCCTGCTCGGCGCCTCCACCCTGTTCTTCATGTACAACGTCTGGAAGTCCTGGCGGTACGGGGCGATGGTGTCGGTCGACGACCCGTGGGGGTTCGGCAACTCGCTGGAGTGGGCCACCACCTGCCCGCCCCCGCTGCGCAACTTCGACCGGATGCCCCGGATCCGCTCCGAGCGGCCCGCCTTCGACGCCAAGTACGGCCCACTCGTGTCCAACCTGGGCCGGGACCTGCCACAACGGACCACGAAACCCCCGCAGGAGCTGCACGAGGAGTTCCACCACGAACGGCGTGCCCCCGAGTCACCGGCCGTCGAGGGGGCCCACGGCGCACGGGAGGCCGTCGCGTACCAACCGGCTCCCCAGTCGGGGGCCCGGCCGGTCGAGGTGCCGGAACCGGAGGAGGTCCGCCGACCCAGCTTCGAGTCCTCCGACGCCCCGGAGACCGACAGCCCCGACGAACCCGACAACCGCTGGCGCCACCCCCACAGCCGGTGA
- a CDS encoding DUF3817 domain-containing protein, with protein MREMVTRLFVVAAIAEAGSWLALLIGMAVKYGPPGNEIGVQIFGPIHGALFVAYGVLVLMVARLHRWSLLATGVALACAVPPFATIVFERWAARRGMLGTTSGERDQGDDRQQQQPTQNGLEQQGRTEVAPQGGVAGA; from the coding sequence ATGCGCGAGATGGTGACGAGGTTGTTCGTGGTGGCGGCGATCGCCGAGGCCGGCTCCTGGCTGGCCCTGCTGATCGGGATGGCGGTCAAGTACGGTCCGCCCGGAAACGAGATCGGGGTGCAGATCTTCGGCCCGATCCACGGCGCGCTCTTCGTGGCCTACGGGGTCCTGGTGCTGATGGTGGCCCGCCTGCACCGGTGGAGCCTGCTGGCCACCGGGGTCGCGCTGGCCTGCGCGGTGCCGCCGTTCGCCACCATCGTCTTCGAACGCTGGGCCGCCCGCCGGGGCATGCTCGGCACCACCTCAGGTGAACGCGACCAGGGCGACGATCGTCAGCAGCAGCAGCCCACCCAGAACGGCCTGGAGCAGCAGGGGCGGACCGAGGTGGCTCCACAGGGTGGCGTGGCGGGGGCGTAG